A genomic window from Halorubrum lacusprofundi ATCC 49239 includes:
- the mutS gene encoding DNA mismatch repair protein MutS, producing MPTGIVGEFLDLKAETDADILAMQCGDFYEFFADDAELVADELDLTVSQKSSHGSSYPMAGVPLSELTPYVKALVERGYRVAVADQYETEDGHAREITRVVTPGTLLETADDDARYLAAIVREGDDADGPYGLALADVTTGRFLVTEVDDEGDLRAELYRFDPAEVLPGPRVRNDDRLLGAVREDLSGSVSVFDAEAFAPGRAKHAVREQFGRETADSVGIDSELALRAAGAVLGYVEETGAGVLASITRLTAYGDGDHVAVDATTQRNLELTETMRGDADGSLFETVDHTVTAAGGRLLREWITRPRRDREELNRRLDAVEALASAALARDRLRETLGDAYDLERLAARATSGSAGARELLSVRDSLALVPALADAVSGTALADSPVAAVLERIDRERAATLHDELADALAEDPPKTKTQGGLLRVGYDGELDELIARHEKANEWLDRLAEREKRQYGLSHVTVDRNKTDGYYIQVGKSAADGVPEHYREIKTLKNSKRFVTDELEEREREVLRLEEARGELEYELFEELRERVAADAELLQDVGRAVAEIDALASLATHAAGNDWTRPELADERRLDVEAGRHPVVERTTDFVPNDLRLDGERGFLIVTGPNMSGKSTYMRQAALIQLLAQAGSFVPARTATVGLVDGIYTRVGALDELAQGRSTFMVEMQELSNILHSATADSIVILDEVGRGTATYDGISIAWAATEYLHNEVRARTLFATHYHELTTLADHLPRVENVHVAVDKRDGEVTFLRTVRDGPTNRSYGVHVADLAGVPAPVVSRAGTVLDRLREEKAIEAKGGARGGGGERGGFTGTADGDTKQVVFDLSSGSFSESDDAESTAAGAPGSGGGRNGATPGSASDGASGSAGTAETAGAAETAESAETDRFDPETRAVIEELADVDVAETAPVELLSRVQEWQERLDENR from the coding sequence ATGCCAACGGGGATCGTCGGGGAGTTCCTCGACCTCAAGGCCGAGACCGACGCGGACATCCTCGCCATGCAGTGCGGCGACTTCTACGAGTTCTTCGCGGACGACGCCGAGCTGGTCGCCGACGAGCTGGACCTGACCGTCTCACAGAAGTCCTCGCACGGCTCGTCGTACCCGATGGCGGGCGTGCCGCTCTCGGAGCTGACCCCGTACGTGAAGGCGCTCGTCGAGCGCGGCTACCGGGTCGCCGTCGCCGACCAGTACGAGACCGAGGACGGCCACGCCCGGGAGATTACCCGCGTCGTCACGCCTGGGACGCTCCTCGAAACCGCCGACGACGACGCGCGGTACCTCGCGGCGATCGTCCGCGAGGGCGACGACGCGGACGGCCCCTACGGGCTCGCGCTCGCCGACGTGACCACGGGCCGGTTCCTCGTCACCGAAGTCGACGACGAGGGCGACCTCCGCGCGGAGCTGTACCGCTTCGACCCCGCCGAGGTGCTCCCGGGACCGCGCGTCCGCAACGACGACCGACTGCTCGGAGCGGTCCGAGAGGACCTCTCGGGGTCGGTTTCCGTCTTCGACGCGGAGGCGTTCGCGCCGGGACGCGCGAAACACGCGGTCCGCGAGCAGTTCGGGCGGGAGACCGCCGACAGCGTCGGCATCGACTCCGAACTGGCGCTGCGCGCGGCGGGAGCCGTCCTCGGCTACGTCGAGGAAACCGGCGCCGGCGTGTTGGCATCGATCACCCGTCTCACGGCCTACGGCGACGGCGACCACGTCGCCGTCGACGCCACGACCCAACGCAACCTCGAACTCACCGAGACGATGCGCGGCGACGCCGACGGCTCGCTGTTCGAGACGGTCGATCACACCGTCACCGCCGCCGGCGGCCGCCTCCTCCGAGAGTGGATCACCCGCCCGCGCCGGGACCGCGAGGAACTGAACCGCCGGCTCGACGCGGTGGAGGCGCTCGCGTCGGCAGCGCTCGCGCGCGACCGCCTGCGAGAGACGCTCGGCGACGCGTACGATCTCGAACGGCTCGCGGCGCGGGCGACTAGCGGGAGCGCGGGCGCGCGGGAACTCCTTTCGGTGCGGGACTCGCTGGCGCTGGTGCCCGCGCTCGCCGACGCCGTGTCCGGGACCGCGCTCGCGGACTCCCCGGTCGCAGCGGTGCTGGAGCGAATCGACCGCGAGCGCGCCGCGACCCTCCACGACGAACTCGCGGACGCGCTCGCGGAGGACCCGCCGAAGACGAAGACGCAGGGCGGGCTACTCAGGGTGGGATACGACGGCGAGCTCGACGAGCTGATCGCGCGCCACGAGAAGGCGAACGAGTGGCTCGATAGGCTCGCAGAGCGCGAAAAGCGGCAGTACGGGTTGAGTCACGTCACCGTCGACCGCAACAAGACGGACGGTTACTACATCCAGGTCGGCAAATCCGCGGCCGACGGGGTTCCCGAGCACTACCGCGAGATCAAGACGCTGAAGAACTCGAAGCGGTTCGTCACCGACGAACTGGAAGAGCGGGAACGCGAGGTGCTCCGGTTGGAGGAGGCCCGGGGCGAGCTGGAGTACGAGCTGTTCGAGGAGCTCCGAGAGCGGGTCGCCGCCGACGCCGAACTCTTACAGGACGTGGGGCGAGCGGTCGCCGAGATCGACGCGCTCGCGTCGCTGGCGACCCACGCCGCCGGCAACGACTGGACGCGACCCGAACTCGCCGACGAGCGCCGGCTCGACGTCGAGGCCGGGCGCCACCCGGTCGTCGAGCGGACGACCGATTTCGTGCCGAACGATCTCCGGCTCGACGGGGAGCGCGGCTTCCTCATCGTCACCGGGCCGAACATGAGCGGGAAATCGACGTATATGCGGCAGGCGGCGCTGATCCAGCTGCTCGCGCAGGCGGGGTCGTTCGTCCCCGCGCGGACGGCGACGGTCGGGCTCGTCGACGGAATCTACACCCGCGTCGGCGCGCTCGACGAGCTGGCACAGGGGCGCTCCACGTTCATGGTGGAGATGCAGGAGCTGTCGAACATCCTCCACTCGGCGACCGCCGACTCGATCGTCATCCTCGACGAGGTCGGCCGCGGCACCGCCACCTACGACGGCATCTCCATCGCGTGGGCCGCGACCGAGTATTTACATAACGAGGTGCGCGCGCGGACCCTCTTCGCCACGCACTACCACGAGCTGACGACGCTGGCAGACCACCTCCCGCGCGTGGAGAACGTCCACGTCGCCGTCGACAAGCGCGACGGCGAGGTGACGTTCCTCCGGACCGTTCGCGACGGCCCGACAAATCGGTCGTACGGGGTCCACGTCGCCGACCTCGCGGGCGTTCCGGCTCCAGTCGTCTCCCGCGCCGGGACGGTGCTCGACCGGCTTCGCGAGGAGAAGGCGATCGAGGCGAAGGGCGGAGCGCGGGGCGGAGGGGGCGAACGCGGAGGCTTCACCGGCACCGCCGACGGCGACACGAAACAGGTCGTTTTCGACCTCTCGTCCGGGTCGTTCTCTGAAAGCGACGACGCGGAGTCGACCGCGGCCGGCGCCCCCGGCTCCGGAGGAGGTCGAAACGGGGCGACTCCGGGGTCGGCATCGGACGGCGCCAGTGGGTCCGCGGGGACCGCAGAGACCGCAGGAGCCGCAGAGACCGCTGAAAGCGCGGAGACCGACCGGTTCGATCCCGAGACCCGCGCCGTGATCGAGGAACTGGCCGACGTCGATGTCGCGGAGACCGCGCCGGTGGAGTTGCTGTCTCGGGTTCAAGAGTGGCAAGAGCGGCTCGACGAGAACCGCTGA
- a CDS encoding DUF7344 domain-containing protein, translating into MTPQLIGEKEATNNDADEPSRDEVFKALSNRRRRNVITYLKQHDDDARVRDIAEQLAAWENDVEIPEVTYKQRKRVYTALHQSHLPKLAGGGFIDYEPNRGIVSLTEESRQLEMYLEVVSGNEILWGEYYIGLAVVCGLLGGAAWIGTVPFAAVSGYAYAVLFAVLFGLSGVIHRVSTRRNRLG; encoded by the coding sequence ATGACACCACAACTCATAGGGGAGAAGGAAGCGACGAACAACGACGCCGACGAACCCTCACGGGACGAGGTGTTCAAGGCGCTCAGTAACCGGCGGCGGCGGAACGTGATCACCTACCTGAAACAACACGATGACGACGCTCGCGTCAGGGACATCGCCGAGCAGCTTGCGGCGTGGGAGAACGACGTCGAAATCCCCGAAGTGACGTACAAACAGCGCAAGCGGGTGTACACCGCGCTCCACCAGTCTCACCTGCCGAAACTCGCCGGTGGGGGATTCATCGATTACGAGCCGAACCGCGGGATCGTCTCGCTGACCGAGGAGAGCCGTCAGCTCGAGATGTACCTCGAAGTGGTCTCGGGGAACGAGATCCTCTGGGGGGAGTACTACATCGGCCTCGCAGTCGTGTGCGGACTGCTCGGCGGCGCGGCGTGGATCGGAACGGTCCCGTTCGCGGCGGTTTCCGGATACGCGTACGCGGTCCTGTTCGCGGTGCTTTTCGGCCTCTCCGGGGTCATTCACCGGGTGTCGACGCGGCGGAACCGTCTGGGGTGA
- a CDS encoding SipW-dependent-type signal peptide-containing protein, producing MNDDTIGLSRRKMLVGLGAVGVASAGAGLGTTAYFNDTESFDDNTLTAGELDLFVHVDYSEDQGSYAQYSTPDGTFIDGNVVGGGEGDPLSIQVSDLKPGDSGEGEFCFSIVDNPAYMWMCGAVTENNENGQSEPEMDADTTGGDPGEGMGELADAMQVTVSYCTDDDGEYALGEEIASGSLADVMSALDNGIPLSGDGDAEAPVDGRAPFEGVDSAFVNETEVNAAEQCVCFEWEVPFDVGNEIQTDSVAFDFEFYAVQSRHNDGSANPCITSREVEGFGKQDYEPDADVLWASKARNGGSNTFELIVGDDNSNADTADYDFGGSSFDGDLTVAYDADTGEATLELANGTTTDVSYAVSNAAGDVISIVARGSDASHLASVSNVRVNGTAPTGPDAVEADGSETVSLLIEDVDASADWELTADVAFEGLDDDPSASDENPAVYVEVLDA from the coding sequence ATGAACGACGATACAATCGGACTCTCGCGGCGCAAGATGCTGGTCGGACTCGGTGCGGTCGGTGTCGCCTCCGCGGGCGCAGGACTGGGAACGACGGCGTACTTCAACGACACCGAGTCGTTCGATGACAACACGCTGACGGCCGGCGAACTGGACCTGTTCGTCCACGTCGACTACTCCGAAGACCAGGGCAGCTACGCGCAGTACTCCACCCCTGACGGGACCTTCATCGACGGCAACGTCGTGGGCGGCGGAGAGGGTGACCCCCTCAGCATCCAGGTCTCCGACCTCAAGCCCGGCGACTCCGGCGAGGGCGAGTTCTGCTTCTCGATCGTCGACAACCCCGCGTACATGTGGATGTGTGGCGCGGTGACTGAGAACAACGAAAATGGGCAGTCCGAGCCCGAGATGGACGCCGACACGACCGGCGGCGACCCCGGCGAAGGCATGGGCGAACTCGCCGACGCGATGCAGGTGACTGTCTCGTACTGCACCGACGACGACGGCGAATACGCTCTCGGCGAGGAGATCGCTTCCGGCTCGCTGGCGGACGTGATGAGCGCGCTCGACAACGGCATCCCCCTCTCCGGCGACGGCGACGCGGAGGCCCCGGTCGACGGCCGCGCGCCCTTCGAGGGCGTCGACTCGGCTTTCGTCAACGAAACCGAGGTCAACGCGGCCGAGCAGTGCGTCTGCTTCGAGTGGGAGGTCCCGTTCGACGTGGGCAACGAGATTCAGACCGACTCTGTCGCGTTCGACTTCGAGTTCTACGCGGTGCAGTCGCGCCACAACGACGGCTCGGCCAACCCCTGTATCACCTCCCGTGAGGTCGAGGGCTTCGGCAAGCAGGACTACGAGCCGGACGCCGACGTGCTGTGGGCCTCCAAGGCGCGCAACGGCGGCTCCAACACCTTCGAGCTGATCGTGGGCGACGACAACAGCAACGCCGACACCGCCGACTACGACTTCGGCGGCAGCAGCTTCGACGGTGACCTGACGGTCGCGTACGACGCCGACACCGGCGAAGCGACTCTCGAACTCGCCAACGGTACCACCACCGACGTCAGCTACGCCGTCAGCAACGCCGCCGGCGACGTGATCTCTATCGTCGCGCGCGGCAGCGACGCGAGCCACCTCGCGAGCGTCTCGAACGTCCGGGTCAACGGGACGGCCCCAACTGGTCCCGACGCAGTCGAGGCGGACGGCAGCGAGACCGTCTCTCTCCTGATCGAGGACGTCGACGCCAGCGCCGACTGGGAACTGACCGCGGACGTGGCGTTCGAGGGCCTCGACGACGACCCGAGCGCTTCGGACGAGAACCCCGCAGTGTACGTCGAGGTGCTCGACGCGTAG
- a CDS encoding DUF7344 domain-containing protein, which produces MKLRTDLLPAEQVYTILANERRRRALEQLGSVGGVVTVHELSALVAGHETGESPPPKRCRESVYTSLVQTHLPKLEELGVIEYDRETQTIEVSRHARDVALYTEVVASAGVTWSELYRALGVVSLTVLLAALLGVPLVSAIDPVLLTSLALALFAAASAYQLWINRFSVLRQLRAGRSATLRLRRRG; this is translated from the coding sequence ATGAAGCTCCGAACAGACCTACTTCCGGCCGAACAGGTGTACACGATCCTCGCGAACGAACGCCGTCGGCGCGCTCTCGAACAGCTCGGGAGCGTCGGCGGCGTCGTGACGGTTCACGAGCTGTCGGCGCTGGTCGCGGGCCACGAGACCGGCGAGAGCCCGCCGCCGAAGCGCTGTCGCGAGAGCGTGTACACGTCGCTCGTGCAGACGCACCTCCCGAAGCTCGAAGAGCTCGGCGTGATCGAGTACGACCGGGAGACCCAGACGATCGAGGTGTCCCGGCACGCGCGGGACGTGGCGCTGTACACCGAGGTGGTCGCGAGCGCCGGCGTCACGTGGTCGGAGCTGTACCGCGCGCTCGGCGTCGTCTCCTTGACGGTCCTGCTCGCGGCGCTGCTCGGCGTCCCCCTCGTCTCCGCGATCGATCCGGTCCTGCTGACGAGCCTCGCGCTCGCGCTGTTCGCCGCCGCGAGCGCCTACCAACTGTGGATCAACCGTTTCTCCGTGCTCCGGCAGCTTCGAGCCGGCCGAAGTGCCACCCTCCGTCTGCGACGACGCGGCTGA
- a CDS encoding vWA domain-containing protein, with protein MNPDTNDTIGLSRRTLLAGLGAVGVASAGAGLGTTAYFNDTESFEGNTLTAGELDLKLDYRATYAGGPGRIDEINGWYPDFEVEEEEDGVYLIGEVPNIDEGEWPDIVQERDFCAPDVGLINGDQIPVFTLDDVKPGDCGEVTISLHICDNPSWVWMNGELTANDENTVSEPEAGADGEGNALGDDSDGPISGEGELADAIDVTVWYDENCNNILDADAEEAGDSVCVQLVIDTSGSMGGSRIANTKSGAKQLAETILDANPDNQVGVTRFNNGASTPQQLTDDLDDVEAAIDGLSASGGTNAQAGVDAGQAELENCPHDNRVMVVFGDGDINTDGSAAKVAGTEIFAIGVGGASFSDLEDLASDPADEHVFFAIDDGAIEQIFGQVAETITVGEEVIFEGSLAGAMAALSDGIALDGNRSVEGRQPYEGGLTQCIGFEWCLPAEVGNEVQTDSVAFDLGFYAEQSRHNDAPDVSFNGTAPTSNSTANVSQ; from the coding sequence ATGAACCCGGACACAAACGACACAATCGGACTCTCGCGACGCACGCTGCTCGCCGGCCTCGGTGCCGTCGGCGTGGCCTCTGCGGGCGCGGGACTCGGGACGACGGCGTATTTCAACGACACCGAGTCGTTTGAGGGTAACACGCTCACCGCGGGCGAGCTCGATCTCAAGCTCGACTACCGCGCCACGTACGCGGGCGGCCCTGGGCGCATCGATGAGATCAACGGCTGGTATCCGGACTTCGAGGTTGAAGAAGAGGAGGACGGCGTCTACCTCATCGGCGAGGTCCCGAATATCGACGAGGGCGAGTGGCCCGATATCGTGCAGGAGCGCGACTTCTGTGCGCCCGACGTGGGCCTGATCAACGGCGACCAGATCCCGGTCTTCACGCTCGACGACGTGAAACCCGGTGATTGCGGCGAGGTGACGATCAGCCTCCACATCTGTGACAACCCCTCGTGGGTGTGGATGAACGGTGAGCTAACCGCGAACGACGAGAACACCGTCTCCGAGCCCGAGGCGGGCGCGGACGGTGAGGGTAACGCGCTCGGCGACGACAGTGACGGCCCGATCAGCGGTGAGGGCGAGCTGGCCGACGCCATCGACGTGACGGTATGGTACGACGAGAACTGCAACAATATCCTGGACGCCGACGCCGAGGAAGCAGGGGATTCGGTGTGCGTTCAGCTCGTGATCGACACGTCCGGATCGATGGGTGGCAGCCGTATCGCCAACACGAAAAGCGGCGCGAAACAGCTTGCGGAAACTATCCTCGATGCGAATCCCGACAACCAGGTCGGCGTCACGCGATTCAACAACGGAGCCAGCACGCCGCAACAGCTGACTGATGACCTGGACGACGTCGAGGCCGCGATCGACGGGCTCAGCGCGAGCGGAGGCACCAACGCTCAGGCCGGCGTGGACGCCGGACAGGCTGAACTCGAGAACTGCCCCCACGACAACCGCGTGATGGTCGTCTTCGGCGACGGCGACATCAACACCGACGGCAGCGCGGCGAAAGTCGCTGGGACCGAGATCTTCGCGATCGGCGTCGGCGGCGCGAGCTTCAGCGACCTCGAGGACCTCGCCAGCGATCCGGCCGACGAGCACGTGTTCTTCGCGATCGACGACGGGGCCATCGAGCAGATCTTCGGACAGGTCGCCGAGACGATCACAGTCGGCGAGGAGGTCATCTTCGAGGGATCGCTCGCCGGGGCGATGGCTGCGCTCTCGGATGGGATTGCGCTTGACGGCAACCGCTCTGTCGAGGGCCGACAGCCCTACGAGGGCGGCCTCACCCAGTGTATCGGCTTCGAGTGGTGTCTGCCTGCAGAGGTCGGCAACGAGGTCCAGACCGACTCCGTGGCCTTCGATCTCGGCTTCTACGCCGAACAGTCGCGGCACAACGACGCGCCGGACGTGTCGTTCAACGGAACGGCCCCGACCAGCAACAGCACCGCAAACGTGTCGCAGTAG